Proteins from a single region of Pedobacter cryoconitis:
- a CDS encoding tetratricopeptide repeat protein — protein MNYIKKALILFLVVSANAAFAQSGSYDKLGMQAMMKGDYKGAVAQLEKADSKTPNNPSVLKMLGYSYFQCGNFESSIETYSRLITVKPSDYSAYYYRGKARQNVANDPKESLNQMRDTFYQSAIKDFTKAIEINGEEDTQLLQNRGLAYKDYAIYKSYKIKKRVDKDACIVLFNNSVADFQKVLTVQPLRKDIISLIDYVKAQVASLK, from the coding sequence ATGAACTACATTAAAAAAGCGCTTATACTATTTTTGGTTGTTTCTGCCAATGCCGCTTTCGCTCAAAGCGGAAGTTACGATAAATTAGGAATGCAGGCAATGATGAAAGGCGATTATAAAGGGGCCGTTGCTCAGTTGGAAAAAGCCGATTCTAAAACCCCAAATAATCCAAGCGTATTAAAGATGCTGGGATATTCTTATTTTCAATGTGGTAATTTTGAGAGTTCTATTGAAACCTACAGCAGGCTGATCACTGTAAAGCCTTCTGACTATTCAGCTTATTACTATAGAGGCAAAGCAAGACAGAATGTGGCCAATGATCCGAAGGAATCTTTGAACCAGATGCGTGATACATTCTATCAGTCGGCGATTAAAGACTTCACTAAAGCAATTGAGATCAACGGAGAAGAGGATACGCAATTGTTGCAGAACAGAGGTTTAGCTTATAAGGATTATGCAATTTATAAATCTTATAAAATTAAGAAACGTGTAGATAAAGATGCTTGTATTGTCTTGTTTAACAATTCAGTTGCAGATTTCCAGAAAGTCTTAACTGTTCAGCCTTTGCGTAAGGACATCATCTCTTTGATAGACTACGTAAAAGCACAGGTTGCAAGTCTGAAATAA
- the gpmI gene encoding 2,3-bisphosphoglycerate-independent phosphoglycerate mutase: MNNKKVMLLILDGWGYGKQDDSDAAYAANTPFFDSLLKNYPNSKLEASGEAVGLPAGQMGNSEVGHMNLGAGRVVYQELGRINKAISDGSIQTNQTLVDAFDYAKKNNKAVHFIGLVSDGGVHAHINHLKGLCDAANEQGLKDVFIHGFLDGRDTDPNSGLGFIKELDAHLKTSTGKIASLIGRYYAMDRDSRWERVKQAYDVMTKGVGLHTQDPLKAIEQSYADGITDEFVKPIVVTGADNQPVAVIAPDDVVICFNYRTDRGREITAALTQNDYPEFEMHKLPLYYVTMTTYDENFEDVKVIFTKDDLTETLGEILEKNHKNQIRIAETEKYPHVTFFFSGGRELAFENEKRLMVPSPKVATYDLQPEMSAQGITDAITKELETGWADFICLNFANPDMVGHTGVFEAVVKAVETADRCAQEVVTKGLENGYSFIILADHGNSEYMLNNDGSVNTAHTTNLVPCILVGTEYTAIADGKLGDIAPTILKLMGIEKPAIMTGNELI, from the coding sequence ATGAATAATAAAAAAGTGATGCTCCTCATTCTTGATGGATGGGGTTACGGAAAACAAGATGATTCAGACGCCGCTTACGCAGCAAATACACCTTTCTTTGATTCTTTACTGAAAAACTATCCGAATTCAAAACTGGAGGCATCTGGTGAAGCCGTAGGTTTACCTGCCGGACAAATGGGTAATTCTGAAGTTGGACACATGAACCTTGGTGCTGGAAGAGTAGTTTACCAGGAACTGGGAAGAATTAACAAAGCAATCAGCGATGGTTCTATTCAAACCAATCAGACTTTAGTTGACGCTTTTGATTATGCAAAGAAAAACAATAAAGCTGTTCATTTTATCGGATTAGTATCTGATGGTGGTGTACATGCCCATATCAATCATTTAAAAGGATTATGTGATGCAGCAAATGAGCAGGGACTTAAGGACGTTTTCATTCATGGCTTTTTAGATGGCAGGGATACAGACCCGAATTCAGGACTTGGTTTTATTAAAGAACTGGATGCACATTTAAAAACCTCTACAGGTAAAATAGCCAGCTTAATTGGCCGTTACTATGCGATGGACAGAGATTCACGCTGGGAACGTGTTAAACAGGCTTATGATGTGATGACTAAAGGGGTTGGGTTGCATACGCAAGATCCTTTAAAAGCGATCGAACAATCTTACGCTGATGGCATTACTGACGAATTCGTTAAACCTATCGTGGTTACCGGGGCAGACAATCAGCCAGTGGCCGTTATTGCTCCTGATGACGTAGTTATTTGCTTCAATTACAGAACAGATCGTGGCAGAGAAATTACTGCTGCCCTGACCCAGAATGACTATCCTGAATTTGAGATGCATAAATTGCCATTGTACTATGTTACCATGACTACTTATGATGAGAATTTTGAAGATGTAAAAGTTATTTTCACTAAAGATGACCTGACAGAAACACTGGGAGAAATCTTAGAGAAAAATCATAAAAACCAGATCCGTATTGCGGAAACGGAAAAATATCCTCATGTAACCTTCTTTTTCTCTGGTGGCAGAGAACTGGCCTTCGAAAACGAAAAAAGACTCATGGTGCCTTCTCCAAAGGTAGCTACTTATGACCTTCAACCAGAGATGAGTGCCCAGGGAATTACCGATGCAATCACTAAAGAGCTGGAAACAGGCTGGGCAGATTTTATTTGTCTGAATTTTGCAAACCCGGATATGGTAGGTCATACTGGTGTATTTGAAGCTGTTGTTAAAGCTGTGGAAACCGCAGACCGTTGCGCACAGGAAGTCGTTACCAAAGGTCTTGAAAATGGCTATTCTTTCATCATTCTTGCAGATCATGGTAATTCAGAATATATGCTGAATAACGATGGCTCTGTAAATACCGCACACACCACTAACCTGGTTCCTTGTATTTTAGTAGGTACAGAATATACGGCTATTGCTGATGGTAAATTAGGCGATATTGCACCTACAATCCTGAAGTTAATGGGAATTGAAAAACCTGCGATCATGACAGGAAATGAATTGATATAA
- a CDS encoding alpha-L-fucosidase: MLKKSAIVIFITFTLLATTKAQINNTERGQWFKEAKFGMMVHWGLYSILEGSYNGHTLPDTTLKHADGWYAEWAQQRLEVPAKVYQALVKQFNPVNFDADKWIFEAKNAGMKYFVITAKHHDGFSLWDSKVSTYDIGSTPYKKDILGELAKACKKYGLKFGFYYSHCEDWEHPGGATPEWLPRKTDAQFEKYWNEKCLPQVSELIHNYNPDMFWFDTWGDEQEKTFISDKRRDQLIALIRKESPKCLINGRISYLNPGDDIDFLEMMDNTYPEKLQTRPWQTAATMVNSWGWHAKDYNWKPANEMLGYLVNNVAKGGNYLLNVGPKPNGEIPLAAIQRLREMGGWLTANGEAVYGASHVDAPAIQDVYLTQKTAANGEKYIYASIAKPLGSDQLVLPFPVSAIKDCKLLESDMPVQFTKAANNQVALQLPKILAEPCTGIQVIKITMKN; the protein is encoded by the coding sequence ATGTTAAAAAAATCAGCGATCGTAATTTTCATAACCTTCACACTGCTCGCTACAACCAAAGCACAAATCAACAATACAGAGCGTGGCCAGTGGTTTAAAGAGGCCAAATTCGGAATGATGGTCCACTGGGGCCTTTATAGTATTCTGGAAGGAAGTTATAACGGGCATACCTTACCAGACACTACTTTAAAACATGCGGACGGCTGGTATGCAGAGTGGGCACAACAAAGACTGGAAGTGCCGGCCAAAGTATATCAGGCGCTGGTCAAACAATTTAACCCAGTTAACTTTGATGCCGACAAATGGATATTTGAAGCTAAAAATGCAGGGATGAAATACTTTGTCATCACCGCTAAACACCATGACGGGTTTTCACTTTGGGACTCAAAAGTTTCTACCTATGATATTGGCAGTACCCCTTATAAAAAAGACATCCTGGGAGAGCTGGCTAAAGCCTGCAAAAAGTATGGGTTAAAATTCGGATTTTACTATTCTCATTGCGAAGATTGGGAACACCCCGGAGGTGCAACCCCCGAATGGCTGCCACGGAAAACAGACGCACAATTCGAAAAATACTGGAACGAGAAATGTCTGCCACAGGTTTCTGAACTTATTCACAACTACAATCCCGACATGTTCTGGTTTGATACCTGGGGCGATGAACAGGAGAAGACATTTATTTCTGACAAAAGACGTGATCAGCTCATCGCACTAATTAGAAAAGAAAGCCCTAAATGCTTAATCAATGGCCGCATTTCTTACCTTAACCCTGGAGATGATATCGATTTTCTGGAAATGATGGACAATACCTACCCGGAAAAACTACAAACCAGACCCTGGCAAACTGCTGCAACCATGGTCAATTCCTGGGGATGGCATGCCAAAGATTACAACTGGAAGCCCGCAAATGAAATGCTTGGCTATTTAGTGAACAATGTAGCTAAAGGCGGTAATTACCTGTTAAACGTTGGCCCTAAGCCAAATGGAGAAATTCCACTGGCAGCTATTCAGCGGTTACGTGAAATGGGTGGCTGGCTCACTGCAAACGGTGAAGCAGTTTATGGGGCCTCACACGTAGATGCGCCAGCTATTCAGGACGTTTACCTGACGCAGAAGACAGCTGCGAATGGAGAAAAATACATCTATGCAAGTATTGCCAAACCATTAGGTTCAGACCAGCTTGTTTTACCTTTTCCGGTATCGGCAATTAAAGACTGTAAGTTATTAGAATCGGATATGCCTGTTCAATTCACCAAAGCGGCAAACAACCAGGTTGCACTGCAATTACCCAAAATATTAGCTGAGCCTTGCACAGGAATCCAGGTGATAAAAATAACTATGAAAAACTAA
- a CDS encoding DUF4783 domain-containing protein — MIRPILSTLIFLTQLFHPGLIQGDIVDAISTLFKSANSKEISKNFSPSVELTINEEEDVYTKAQAEQILRDFFTKNAPVNSTVVHLINTNPNYRFGILSLSTKSGKFRVAITLKKTANTFFITELRIEPDK; from the coding sequence ATGATTAGACCCATACTTTCGACATTGATTTTTTTGACCCAGTTATTCCATCCTGGATTAATTCAAGGAGATATTGTTGATGCTATATCGACTTTATTCAAGTCTGCGAATTCAAAGGAAATCAGTAAAAATTTTTCCCCGTCTGTAGAGCTGACTATAAATGAGGAAGAGGATGTATACACTAAAGCACAGGCCGAACAGATACTCAGAGATTTTTTTACTAAAAATGCGCCGGTGAATTCGACAGTTGTACATCTGATCAATACCAATCCTAATTATCGGTTTGGCATCCTGTCACTGAGCACAAAAAGCGGCAAATTCAGGGTGGCAATTACGCTGAAAAAAACAGCTAACACCTTTTTTATCACCGAATTACGAATTGAACCTGATAAATAG
- the nadC gene encoding carboxylating nicotinate-nucleotide diphosphorylase, with amino-acid sequence MDKKLIDLFIKNAIAEDLGDGDHTSMSTIPAGTTGKARLLVKEDGILAGVELAMEIFKQVDSTLQTEIFLNDGDAVKYGDIAFTVTGSSHAILLAERLVLNCMQRMSGIATKTNHVVQLLSSYHTQILDTRKTTPGLRYLEKWAVRIGGGVNHRIGLYDMILIKDNHVDYAGGISNAITAANQYLAANGKKLEIEIEVRDLEELSQVLNTGKVNRIMLDNFSFADLKQAVKLIDHQFTTEASGGITEENITEYAACGVDFISMGALTHSVKSLDMSLKAY; translated from the coding sequence TTGGATAAGAAATTAATAGACCTATTTATAAAAAATGCGATCGCTGAAGACCTTGGCGATGGCGATCATACTTCTATGTCTACCATCCCTGCCGGAACAACCGGAAAAGCCAGGCTATTGGTTAAAGAAGATGGTATACTTGCCGGCGTAGAACTTGCAATGGAGATTTTCAAACAAGTAGATTCCACACTTCAGACAGAGATTTTCCTGAATGATGGGGATGCCGTGAAATACGGAGATATTGCCTTTACAGTTACTGGTAGTTCTCATGCTATTTTGCTGGCCGAAAGACTGGTATTGAACTGCATGCAGCGAATGAGCGGAATTGCAACCAAAACTAATCATGTGGTTCAATTGCTTTCTTCTTATCACACTCAGATTCTGGATACCAGAAAAACGACTCCCGGATTAAGATATCTCGAAAAATGGGCAGTTAGAATTGGCGGTGGGGTAAACCACAGGATCGGTTTGTATGATATGATCCTGATCAAGGATAATCATGTGGATTATGCAGGTGGGATTTCGAATGCAATTACAGCCGCAAATCAGTATCTTGCAGCTAACGGTAAAAAACTTGAAATAGAAATTGAAGTGAGAGACCTGGAGGAATTGAGCCAGGTGTTGAATACAGGTAAGGTAAATAGGATTATGCTGGATAATTTCAGCTTTGCTGACCTTAAACAGGCTGTAAAATTGATTGATCATCAGTTTACTACAGAAGCGTCTGGTGGGATTACCGAAGAGAATATAACTGAATATGCAGCTTGCGGAGTTGATTTTATCTCCATGGGTGCATTGACCCACTCAGTTAAAAGTTTAGACATGAGTTTAAAAGCCTATTAA
- the plsY gene encoding glycerol-3-phosphate 1-O-acyltransferase PlsY, with amino-acid sequence MISIYSISAVILAYLCGSIPTAVWIGQAFYGIDVREYGSGNAGATNTFRVLGKKAGMAVMTIDIAKGYTATKLAYFIGLSVTGPHNSSQFVNYELALGVTAVMGHLFPIFAGFRGGKGVATLFGMILAVNFPAAMLCVLVFVVVLLVTKYVSLSSICAGFTFPLGIVFVLHSTIKSEVLYGMCVCILILVTHQKNLERLLKGKESKVYLFKKKTNTN; translated from the coding sequence ATGATATCTATCTACTCTATTTCTGCGGTTATTTTAGCCTATCTCTGCGGGTCTATACCTACGGCAGTTTGGATCGGGCAGGCTTTTTATGGTATTGACGTTAGGGAATACGGAAGTGGTAATGCCGGTGCAACCAATACTTTCCGTGTGTTGGGTAAAAAGGCGGGTATGGCAGTAATGACTATCGATATTGCGAAAGGATACACTGCGACCAAGCTTGCCTATTTTATAGGGCTGTCTGTAACCGGACCACACAACTCCTCACAATTTGTTAATTATGAACTTGCACTGGGTGTAACGGCGGTAATGGGACATTTGTTCCCGATTTTTGCTGGTTTCAGGGGTGGTAAGGGGGTGGCTACGCTTTTTGGAATGATTTTAGCAGTTAACTTCCCGGCTGCTATGCTTTGTGTTCTTGTTTTTGTGGTCGTATTGCTGGTTACAAAATATGTATCTCTAAGCTCTATATGTGCAGGATTTACCTTTCCCTTAGGAATTGTTTTTGTGCTGCATTCCACAATTAAGTCTGAAGTTCTGTATGGGATGTGTGTCTGTATCCTGATATTGGTTACGCACCAGAAAAATCTGGAACGCTTACTTAAGGGCAAGGAATCTAAAGTGTATCTGTTTAAAAAGAAAACAAATACTAACTAA
- a CDS encoding M48 family metallopeptidase, which yields MKKLTLLGIAAVVSMTYACSTVPLSGRNRISFVNESEMQTAAAQSYTTLLKDPKTKILNNADAQRVKQIGQKIAAAVTKYMNANGYAAQIQGFRWEFNLIDSKEVNAWCMPGGKVAVYSGILPVAKDDAGLATVMGHEIAHAIAQHSSERASKAALAQGLGGLVGAAAGSQSETTQAAISKIYGVSAQGFYLLPNSRTQELEADHLGLIFMSMAGYNPSSAVSFWQRMAAVSQSSQKPPEFLSTHPADGTRIAQIQRDLPEAQRYFNSPTGKPIR from the coding sequence ATGAAGAAATTAACGTTACTGGGTATTGCTGCTGTAGTATCTATGACTTATGCATGCTCTACAGTTCCCCTGTCAGGGAGAAACAGAATAAGTTTTGTCAATGAAAGTGAAATGCAGACTGCCGCTGCACAGAGTTATACTACACTTTTAAAGGATCCGAAAACTAAAATATTAAATAATGCTGATGCTCAGAGAGTCAAACAGATCGGGCAGAAGATTGCGGCAGCAGTAACGAAATATATGAATGCCAATGGTTATGCTGCGCAAATCCAGGGCTTTCGCTGGGAATTTAACCTGATTGACAGTAAAGAAGTAAACGCATGGTGTATGCCGGGTGGTAAAGTTGCGGTGTACTCCGGTATTTTACCTGTAGCTAAAGATGATGCAGGCCTTGCCACAGTAATGGGGCATGAGATTGCACACGCTATAGCACAACATTCTTCAGAACGCGCTTCAAAAGCAGCATTAGCTCAAGGTTTGGGAGGTTTAGTAGGTGCTGCGGCTGGTAGCCAGTCTGAAACTACACAAGCTGCTATCAGCAAGATCTACGGGGTTAGTGCGCAAGGATTTTACCTGTTGCCTAATTCAAGGACTCAGGAATTGGAAGCTGATCACTTAGGATTGATTTTTATGTCTATGGCTGGTTACAATCCTTCAAGTGCAGTTAGTTTCTGGCAGAGAATGGCTGCGGTAAGTCAGAGTTCACAGAAACCACCTGAGTTTTTAAGTACACACCCTGCCGATGGTACAAGGATCGCACAGATTCAAAGAGACTTGCCAGAAGCACAAAGATATTTTAACTCTCCTACGGGAAAGCCAATCAGATAA
- a CDS encoding anthranilate synthase component I family protein codes for MNSQELISFKQKALQWADQFEVCCCFDSNEYTDPYSKYDFLLAAGTEHQLSVPTGNAFKALKTFAQAHPGWLFGLLSYDLKNEIEELVSGKENKLDFPDLFFFVPAYLIAVSNGHIEVLAGPVDLLETINGITQTPVKPAPALQLEPKMDRITYLNKVNELRDHIARGDIYEVNFCQEFFAENASINPYEVYLNLNKLSPTPFSGFFKVDQKYILSASPERFLCKRGNLLTSQPIKGTARRSPDAREDEQIKIDLKNNIKEQAENVMIVDLVRNDLTKSAVPGTVKVKELFGIYSFPQVHQMISTISCQLSSELHPVEAIENAFPMGSMTGAPKVRAMELIEDTECSRRGIYSGAFGYFDPEGDFDFNVVIRSILYNEGKKYLSFQVGGAITFASSAEAEYEECMLKASAMIKTLKGSH; via the coding sequence ATGAATTCCCAGGAACTAATTTCATTTAAACAAAAAGCTTTACAATGGGCAGATCAGTTTGAAGTCTGCTGTTGTTTTGATTCAAATGAATACACTGATCCTTATTCCAAATACGACTTTCTGCTTGCCGCAGGCACTGAACATCAGCTAAGTGTTCCCACAGGCAATGCTTTTAAGGCACTGAAAACGTTTGCTCAAGCTCATCCGGGCTGGTTATTCGGTTTGTTAAGCTATGACCTTAAAAACGAGATAGAAGAGCTGGTTTCCGGCAAAGAAAACAAACTTGATTTTCCGGACCTTTTCTTTTTTGTACCAGCATATCTGATTGCGGTCAGTAATGGCCATATTGAGGTATTGGCAGGGCCTGTAGATTTGTTGGAAACCATTAATGGGATTACGCAGACTCCTGTAAAACCTGCCCCTGCTTTGCAGCTGGAGCCCAAAATGGACAGGATAACTTATCTGAATAAGGTCAACGAATTGAGAGATCACATTGCAAGGGGCGATATTTATGAGGTTAATTTCTGCCAGGAATTCTTTGCGGAAAATGCATCCATCAATCCTTACGAGGTCTATCTCAATTTAAATAAACTATCCCCTACCCCATTTTCAGGATTCTTTAAGGTGGACCAAAAATATATCCTTTCCGCAAGTCCTGAGCGTTTCTTATGCAAACGCGGCAACCTGCTCACTTCCCAGCCAATTAAAGGGACTGCCAGGCGGAGCCCCGATGCCCGGGAAGATGAACAGATTAAGATCGATTTAAAGAACAATATTAAAGAACAGGCTGAAAATGTAATGATCGTAGACCTGGTGAGAAATGATCTGACAAAAAGTGCGGTACCTGGAACAGTTAAAGTAAAGGAGCTTTTCGGAATTTACAGTTTCCCACAGGTGCACCAGATGATTTCTACGATAAGCTGTCAGCTTAGTTCTGAACTCCATCCAGTAGAGGCTATAGAAAATGCTTTTCCGATGGGCTCTATGACAGGCGCCCCGAAAGTAAGGGCGATGGAATTAATAGAGGACACAGAATGCAGCAGAAGAGGAATTTACTCAGGTGCTTTTGGATATTTTGATCCTGAAGGGGATTTTGATTTCAATGTGGTGATCCGCAGCATCCTGTACAATGAGGGAAAGAAATATCTATCCTTCCAGGTAGGCGGAGCAATAACTTTTGCTTCTTCCGCAGAAGCCGAATATGAAGAATGTATGCTGAAAGCTTCAGCAATGATTAAAACGTTAAAAGGGTCGCATTAG
- a CDS encoding adenylosuccinate synthase encodes MTQVDVLLGLQWGDEGKGKIVDVLCPQYDLIARFQGGPNAGHTLEFDGKKFVLNTIPSGIFNKDTMNLIGNGVVVDPIILKRELDNLKTAGHDPVANGKLVIARKAHLILPTHQLLDAANEQKMGKDKIGSTLKGIGPTYMDKTGRNGLRVGDTTLPDFKERYNKLVTKHKELLSHYNFEYDLTEKEAAFFEAIEFIKTIPHVDSEHFVNGYLKEGKKVLAEGAQGTLLDIDFGSYPFVTSSNTTTAGACTGLGIAPNKIGSVIGIFKAYCTRVGSGPFPTELEDEVGENLRQVGHEFGATTGRPRRCGWIDLPALKYAIMLNGVTEMVMTKADVLSGFDTIYACTHYEHNGEKIDYMPYDIITIKPNPVLKEIEGWKTDITKITEVDQIPAQLASYIAFLEKELEVPVRYLSVGPDRVQTLILP; translated from the coding sequence ATGACGCAAGTAGACGTGCTTCTTGGCCTGCAATGGGGCGATGAGGGCAAAGGAAAAATTGTTGACGTATTATGTCCGCAATATGATTTGATAGCTCGTTTTCAAGGCGGACCGAATGCCGGCCACACCTTAGAGTTTGATGGCAAAAAGTTTGTTTTAAATACTATTCCATCTGGTATTTTCAACAAAGACACCATGAATTTGATTGGTAATGGTGTGGTGGTCGATCCCATCATTTTAAAAAGAGAATTAGATAACCTGAAAACTGCTGGTCATGATCCTGTTGCCAATGGCAAACTGGTGATCGCACGTAAAGCACATCTGATTCTTCCTACTCACCAGCTTTTAGACGCTGCAAATGAGCAGAAAATGGGTAAAGATAAGATCGGTTCTACACTGAAAGGTATTGGCCCGACTTATATGGATAAAACCGGACGTAATGGTTTACGTGTTGGTGATACTACCTTACCTGATTTCAAAGAGCGTTACAACAAGCTGGTTACTAAACACAAGGAATTACTTTCTCATTATAACTTTGAGTATGACCTGACAGAAAAAGAAGCTGCTTTCTTCGAGGCTATTGAGTTTATCAAAACTATTCCTCATGTAGATAGCGAGCACTTTGTAAACGGTTACCTTAAAGAAGGCAAAAAAGTTCTTGCTGAAGGTGCACAGGGTACATTACTGGATATTGATTTCGGTTCTTATCCTTTCGTAACTTCTTCAAATACAACTACTGCCGGTGCTTGTACTGGTTTAGGTATTGCGCCAAACAAAATCGGAAGTGTAATCGGAATTTTCAAAGCTTACTGCACACGTGTAGGAAGCGGCCCGTTCCCTACCGAACTGGAAGATGAAGTTGGTGAAAACCTGCGTCAGGTAGGACACGAATTTGGTGCTACTACCGGAAGACCACGCCGTTGCGGATGGATCGACCTTCCTGCTTTAAAATATGCAATTATGCTGAATGGTGTAACCGAAATGGTGATGACTAAAGCTGATGTATTGAGTGGATTTGATACCATTTACGCTTGTACACATTATGAGCACAATGGAGAGAAGATTGATTACATGCCGTATGACATCATCACCATCAAACCAAATCCAGTTCTGAAAGAAATTGAAGGATGGAAAACTGATATTACTAAAATCACTGAAGTTGATCAGATCCCTGCTCAGCTTGCTTCTTATATCGCTTTCTTAGAAAAAGAATTAGAAGTACCGGTAAGATACCTTTCTGTAGGTCCGGACAGAGTACAAACTTTGATTCTTCCTTAA
- a CDS encoding Fur family transcriptional regulator: MSTNHNSELVRKIFEAYLENKSLRKTPERFAILEEIYSRDDHFDVETLYIHMKNQKYRVSRATVYNTLELLVSCDLVTKHQFGKNMAQFEKSYGYHQHDHVICIDCGKVVEFCDPRIHQIQSMVGDLLKFEIKHHSLNLYGICFDCSAKASIKQKEDIKHAS; encoded by the coding sequence ATGTCTACAAACCATAACAGCGAGTTGGTTAGAAAAATATTCGAAGCTTATCTCGAAAATAAAAGTCTGAGAAAAACGCCTGAGCGTTTTGCCATCTTAGAAGAAATCTATTCCAGAGATGATCATTTCGATGTAGAGACCCTCTACATCCATATGAAAAATCAGAAATACAGAGTAAGCAGGGCTACCGTGTACAATACACTGGAGCTACTTGTTTCCTGTGATCTGGTGACTAAACATCAGTTTGGGAAAAACATGGCCCAGTTCGAAAAATCGTATGGCTACCACCAGCATGATCATGTAATCTGCATTGATTGCGGTAAAGTTGTTGAATTCTGCGATCCAAGGATCCATCAGATTCAGAGCATGGTAGGTGACCTGCTGAAATTCGAAATCAAACATCACTCTTTAAACTTATACGGTATCTGCTTTGACTGTTCAGCTAAAGCATCCATTAAACAAAAAGAGGATATTAAACACGCAAGTTAA